From Proteus vulgaris:
ATGGCCTGTGTGTCAAACACAAGAGATCCAACGCCACGCTGGATCTCGCAATTGGGGACGTCTTTCGATTCCCATTCAATGTGATAAACAACGTCGTTTTATTCAAGTTGATGTTAGCGTTAATGGTGAATACTTAATCGCGAAAAAAGATATTAATCGTGATGACATCATTGAAACATCGGCTGTCAGCATGACAACCGGCGAGTTAGAAAAACAACCTTATGATGTATTGCGTGATCCAGCATTAATTAAAAATGCGATCGCAATGCGACAAATATCCGCAGGAAAACCCTTAACATCAACCATGGTTCGTCGCCCTTGGGCAATACTGGCGGGTCAAACAGTAACAGTTTTTGCACAAGGCCCTCACTTTCAGATCCGTTATGAAGGTAAAGCAGTAAACAACGCCGTGGCCAATGAAACGATCCGAGTAAGAGTAAAATCAGGCCAAATTGTCACTGGTGAAGCACTTGAAAATGGCTCTGTTCGCATTCCTCTTTAATAAATTAAAAAGCTGATAAGCAGAATAAGCCTATATTGAATTGCTTGTTACCGGTTTCAGTTACGGCAATCCAAGGTAAACTCTCTTGCGCTACAATTTGAACAAATACTGTATTTGTATACATTTTTTACTCTAAATAATTCAAGTTGTATTAAAAATACAACCATATACATACTCTAAATAATTCAAGTTGTATTAAAAATACAACCATATACATACTCTAAATAATTCAAGTTGTATTAAAAATACAACCATATACATACTCTAAATAATTCAAGTTGTAGCTAGGCGACAAATGAACGAACCGCTAGGAGCATACATAAGTATGTGACTAGTGTGAGTGAATGCGGTCAACAACGCTACGGCTTGAAGTATGACGAGTAATGGGACTAGTGCGAGTGAATGTGGTTAACAACGCTACGGCTTGAAGTATGACGAGTAATGGGACTAGTGCGAGTGAATGTGGTTAACAACGCTACGGCTTGAAATATGACGAGTATGACGACTAAGATTAAAGTTTTTG
This genomic window contains:
- the flgA gene encoding flagellar basal body P-ring formation chaperone FlgA; protein product: MLVKTLIGLFSFFFMVNVSIAKSLPEELQDFFVALHQQGDKVTVTVLTPEEKWPVCQTQEIQRHAGSRNWGRLSIPIQCDKQRRFIQVDVSVNGEYLIAKKDINRDDIIETSAVSMTTGELEKQPYDVLRDPALIKNAIAMRQISAGKPLTSTMVRRPWAILAGQTVTVFAQGPHFQIRYEGKAVNNAVANETIRVRVKSGQIVTGEALENGSVRIPL